DNA sequence from the Orcinus orca chromosome 2, mOrcOrc1.1, whole genome shotgun sequence genome:
tgtcccctgcattggcaggcggattcttaatcactgcaccaccagggaagtcccaatatggctattttaacaatattaattcttcctaatCCAAGAGCctggaattaaatgaaaaatttaaaacttcactaTTGTGGCACTTTGTTATTGGAATCCTACTTTGTTCAAGGCTTTATATCATAAAATGTGCATTAATTAAAATtgactaattaattaattaaatattatttgagtgcctgctgtgtaccAGATAGTGTTGCAGGTAGGAGCAGTTGCAGAGCATACAGCAGAGACAGAAATGTCCTCCTGAATCTTTCAGTCTCTTCTTCCTTTACCAATACCCAACAAGGAAACTACTCAGTCTACCTCCTTTAAAACACCTCCTTTTAACACCTCCTTTTGACACCTTCCATGCCTTGCTGCTCCCAAGTAGAAATGACCACTATCTTATTGTGCCTCCATGATGTTCTTTAGATTTCTACCAtagcagtttatttttctgtgacatATCTGCCTCCTACTAGACTTTTAGTAGGTGTTTTTCTGAAGGACCATATTAACTGATAGTATGGAGTAGGCTGTGATTTTGTTTTGACCTCACATCATTAggctttcttccccttctccaaTGACTGCTCACTTCTTTCTTCCCAGTTTCTTTGGATTTGTCTAAAACACTTTCTGAATACTCTCTTAACCATTTCACCttctaaaaaaatattctggaattatgGAATTTTAGAACAGGAAGAGATTTTAGAGACTGCCTGATTTAAAACTTCCAGTTTATAAGTGAAGATGAAAATCCAGAGAAGTAGTGTGACTTGCTCAAAATCATTCTAATGGTTAAAGACCAACCTCGGATTAGAATCCAAGCTTTCTTCAAGATCTGGTAtaaatcttctctttctctcgCTCTGAGATCTTCAAGTTCCAGCTCAGCtcatgtctttctcttctgaattATGCACTAATTGTCCACAAACTGCATCACTTTGGCAATAATCATTTAACCTTACATTGTTACTCTACTCTTTCACATTGGTGTATCTTGCCTGGCCAGTTAGCTATGAACTCCAAAAAGCACACATTTtgtcacttttattttctctcttcttagcAGGTAACACAGTAGATAGTAGACACATAGTaggaattcagtaaatatttttactaATTAATCACCACTTCTCACATACCTTTCCAAAATATAGTGGGTCTTGTTCTTTAACATTTCGCTTctatttcctttgtaatttttaaaaaccagactTAGATTCTCGGCAACCAATGAAAAGACGGTCATGCCTCTGCTCAGTCTGCtgcaatgtatttttttctggacTTGGCAGAAAACCCAAGGTTTCTgccctatttttttgtttgtttgtactgCATTTCATCTAATCTTCTAGCTCTTGGTGGCTTTCTCTGCTAGACATTGTTCTGTAATGACCCAATTAAATATGGCCCCATTTAATGTAGTGGAACTTTATGTGGGGCTAATTTCAAGTGATCATCCTGTAATTTTCCAAacctttatttgttaattttggtTCCCTGAAACAGTGTACTTGCTGCTGATGCTAGTATGGCAACACAATAAATCCTCTTGCACTGATGTTCAGGCAGAAGACACAGCTGTGAGGAGAGCTAGTCATGTGTCATATGGTGCCCTTTAAGGGATCCTTGTTTATCCATTGTCTGAGCTTTAAGTAGAAgctaaaagcttttttttaaacctacatAATTTTTCACTGAATCTGTTAGTTTCAGCATgttgtttgtgttgttttcagcAGTGCAGTCCCCTGATCTATATCAAGTAAACATGATGATGGATTGAACTCACTTCACTGTTCCTGTTCAGGTACTATTTTGATTTGTCAGTATCTTGGAGAGGTAGCACATGACATCCCAAGACAGAACAGAAGCCAGTGTTTGCAAAAGAACACATTTTTCAGCACAGTAGTATAGTAACTTTGAAATActaatatgttttgaaatatgtctGTGAACACTTTCTTATTAACATTATATCAGTATACACAATGTTCTTTCTTTTGACATCTGGGCATTATTAGGgttatttaaaatctatattaaaaatcattggtattttaaagaaaatctgttCATTTCCATAGCAAAGTAACTTATGTCAAATGATATGTGATTAGATGATGCCCTGTGTACCCTGTGCTATTTCATGCCTTTGTGCCTTGAACGCACACCCTTCTCATTCTCTTCCCTTGAAAGCACTCCCTTCTCATTCTCTAAGCCTTTTGTGATCCTGTTTGAATGCCTCTTCCCCAACGATTTCTTCCTTGTGTCCTGCTACACCTAACATACATGATATTACACTTATTATACCTGTATTACAGCTATTAGTTTACATATTTATCATCTTGTTAGACTGTGAGATCCTTAAAGATGAGAATTTTGTCCTGTTTATCTTTCCATCATCTAGTGCTGTGTCTCACATATAttatgtttaatgaatgaatgaaaaagatttATTCCCTCTGGATGTAGTTGGCTCATCCTTAGTCACTCTACCACATATAAGGAAAATCCTAAAAGtctaaatttttcttgttttttttaaagaatggaaataatttaatattttctcttcatagaaataaaaaaaatttaatagtttACCTTCATGTTTCTGAAAGTAATGCATGCTCAAAACAACAGCAAATCAgataatcagaaaggaaaaacaaaaagtgaaaattgCCCACAATTCCACCCATCCAAACGTAACCACTACTAACATTTTAGTATAGatctttcctaatttttttctgtctacatacatacacacacaaaatattaaacaaaatttttgtgacctgctttttcacttaaaaatacctTGGAAGCAACTTTCCATGAATCAAATTAGCACtacatattcactttttttttttttacgtcttgTCTTTTTAAGCAAATGAATACTTTTATTaacatggtaaatttttttttaaacacacggTAGGGTTTTGACCTCAAATACTTGTCAGGTCTGCTACTGAAATGAACTTACAGCTAGACAACTTACAAATCTTGAAGAAACCTCGTCCCTGTTCAGTCTAGGGTCCAAAACAGACAGCCCTTGCTTTTCTTCCCCAGACCCTCAAGGGCCTTTGCAAATATCTCTTTCATTTTATGTCCAGAATCCCCTGAAATGCATCAGGGTATTACATCGATTATACGGAATACCAAGATCTATCTTGTCTCCTATTCTAGGTTCCATGTCACATAAAGCTAAGTTAGGTTGTCCAAACAATATGACCAGACAGGTTACATCAGTGTGCcgtataaaacttaaaatttgaaCAAAATACATCTCTCCTCCTTTGTTCTCACAGAGAAATTAAAGTCCCCAAGTACAATACCATCCTTCAGCCCTTCTTCTGATTCATCAGTCCTAGCCAGATCAGCCCCATTCACATTCCCAGTTGGCGTCTGATCCCTTCTTCAGCTTCTTTAGCAATCGCTTCATGGAGTCGTCTTCTAGAAATAATGCAGCTCCTTCAGCACCTTCAGAGCTGGAGAACTCCAACTCTGAGTCTCATCTGTTACACACAGACTCGAAGTTCCAGGGAGCGATCAGGTCACACAAGAAAGAGCAAAGCAcctcaaaaatttagaaataacgAAAACCCAGGAACAAATGTGACTGCTGCAAGAGCTTACAATCTAGGCCCTAATTCTTGAGagcattttccaaataaaatttacctccccaaagaaaaacatttaacagTCAAACCTCACATTGAGGTCATTAACCACAGACCATAGCAGAAACGTGGTGTAAGTGAGGACAGAGCgtagacagagaaaaaaagagaaaacaaaaggctCTCTGGTTTCAGCTTCTCCAGGGTGTCAGCCAACCTCCATCAGTTGACCAGAATCCATTGGCTGTAAACGGCTGACCCTCCTTCAGGACGACTCGCTCTTCTCTATCCCCCAGAGCAGCTCCACCAGCATCTCTGCCATCTTCGCGATCTCCTTGGCCTTCTCCTCCACCTTCTTGCACCATTTGGTCCCTCTGCCCTCGACTCCGTTGTCCGCGTTGTGCAGACGGTTGAGCATGCTATCCTCTGAGATCTCCACCTGCGTCTTGATCTGGATGAGCATACTGTCCATCTCCCACAACTTGCTCCCGTTCTGCAGGTAGGCTCTCCCATGCTCGCGGGTGAGCGCCGTGATGTCCTCGCGCATCTCGTTGATGACCGGGAGCAGGAACTGCTCGAAGTCCTCCTCGGGCTCCATCACCTCCACCTCCTCCGGCTCTGCCAGCTCTGCGATGTCCAAGGACCGCATCTTCCCCGCTATTCCGGAACCGCAGGATGCAAATCGGGCGCAAAGAAGCAGAGGATCTACATATTCACTTTCGGTAAATGCATAgaaagatgtattttattttctttaaccaaTCCCTATAGATGGACACCAAGTTTTTTAGGCAGATTCTTATGGTTGCATGGAACAAATACCACTCTTccaggacatttaaaaaatataaataagacccTTTTCTCAAGGAAAAGGAGGGTGTATTATAAGGATGTATATAGATTGGAAGTAGAACCAGAGGTGCATCTATCAGGAATAGAGCTCTAGGAACACCTTCTCTTTCTGGTGCTTCTATCTTTCTTTTCCCCATATTTCCCTAATAGTCCCTTCTTCCTCAGAGTGTTTGCTTCCTCTAGACATCCACTGGCACGTAGTTATGGCTTGGCTCACTCCAGACTCTTAATGTATGCCATTTCTTCAGCTTCTGTTCCTGCTTCTCAATCTGTAGAAGTTCAAATATTTTCATCCCACACCCAAAGGATGGCCTTGTACATGCACTCCACTTTGGATCCCCTGGTGTAGAGACTAGAAAAAGAAGTGGCAAGAGATGAAGATGAAGAGATAAGTAAGGGCCAGATTATGGAGAAGTTCATATTAAGGGGTCTGGATTTTTACCTAAGAGTAATAAGAAGCCATGAAAAAGTTTTAAGAGAGAGTGATGCAATCAGATTTATGATTTAGAAAGACTTTTCCAGCCAAGTGTGATTGTGCCTCAAGTATATAGACGGTATACAGAGGGCCAGTTAGGAGACTGTTGTGATAATTCAGGTGAGAAATGATAGAGTCAGGGAAACAGTTTTTAATTTCGGCCACTGGATCACTCCTGGGCCATTCACTGAAATAGGGAACCCTGGAGAAATGGTCAGAAGTTTCTTTGTAAATTAACTTACAGCCATTTTTATAGCTGCAGAAATCTTTCCAGCTGTAGAGAAAACTGCACATCGCTTCACTACCTCCTTGAAGATCTTCACCTGACAACCTCAGatctttctgttttctcaaatCTATGCAAGAGCTGTATGGGGGTGTAGTTGTCTTCAGTTTTAAGCTGTGAATCTCACTTTCACTCCTCTGGCTTTATCCTCTATCATAATGAAATCAATTTTCTGGACTGAATACCATGTCATACCTTTCACCTCTTCCTGCCAGTGTGTAAGAGATACagaagaaaaagtacaaaaatttTCTTCTGATAGTGAACTCATAAAGTGTGATCATCCCTGTGCccccttatttcttcttcttctttttttttcactctctgGGAGGCTGCTTTGGAGGAAACATCTGTGCAGGCTGTTCTTCACTTCTAGGAAATATTAGGGATGGTTGACTGAGACTTTGAGAAATGAATTCcacaggaaaaggaaacaagGTTTCTGGTTTAGTCAGCTAGCTTAGTTAACAAGACAAAAAATTCCCTTAGTCCAGGAGGGGAATAGTAGGTAGCACCTGGAAAGTTTCATTATGCCTGGTGCTCCGCGCATCTGCCTTTTATTCCCCAAGCAGGACCTATACGAGCAAGACTGATGGCCAGTTCTCCATCATGCTTGCAGCAGGAGACCTCTCTCCACtgcctttgttccttttcctcttccactGAGGGGTAATTTTTGAATGGGAGCAAATTAAGTCTAAGAATTTACTACCTTAAAACACTGCTTGttagaataaatgttttattgcGTCTCTGCCCTTGGGGTAAGATTAAGCGTAGAATATATGTCTTAGCTATAGTATTATTTACATATAACTTTGGGTAAAGTAGCAAGACCTGGCCCATCTCACCTAAATCCATTGAATTATTCCTTCAAATCGTTATCCAAGGATTAACAAGTATTTGCCTCTCGATTAGAACTTCTTTAAAGATTGTTTATATGTCCTAGATTAGAGCTTTCTTAATGGATACATAGAAACACCAATTCCATGGGAATGCTCAAAAagtagatgggggtggggagcatgGGTCCATGGCGCAAATCATTTGGGTAAGCACTTCATTCTCAACCTTCCTCTTGAAGATTCACAAATTACATCAAGTTATTAAAGTCCTGAGaagttttataataaagaaaCCTATTAACTTTTTAAACAGTTTCATTAAGATACAATTTACTTACCAtaaagttcacccatttaaaatgtataattcaatgattttggtgtattttcagagttttgcaaccatcaccactaatttCAGATCATTTTCATTATCTCAGAAGAAACCCATAAGACGTCATTCCCCATCCTCCTGCCCCACAAGGTCTaggcttattttctttttctacaggTTTGCCTTTCCTGGGCATTTCATATAGAGggactcatacagtatgtggtcctttgtgactgtcttctttcacttagcctaagGTTCACTtagctgtcttcttttttttaattgttttggctgtgttgggtcttcgttgctgcatgtgggctttatctagttgcagcgagtgggggctactctctgttgcggtgcgcgggcttctcattgtggtggattctcttgttgcagaacacgggctgtaggcacgcgggcttcggtagttgtgatgcatgggctcagtagttgtggcttgtgggctctagagcgcaggctcagtagttgtggtgcatgggcttagttgatccgtgacgtgggatcttcccagaccagggctcgaacctgtgtcccctgcattggcaggcggattcttaaccactgcgccaccaaggaagtcctagcTGTCTTCTTTCTTAGCTGTCTTCTTAACATAAGGTTTGAGGTTCATACATGTTTGTAacctgtatcagtacttcattatttttaatttattatttataaataatgctgctataaacattcatgcacAAGGAAACCTATTAACTTTGCATGTGTTGAATAGCAAGATGAGACTGTAGCCATATGCCTGTGAGCATTTAGACATCATAAACTGTCATTTGATGAGCTAAGCTGTCACTGGGAAAATATTGTATTAGCTTAGGCTTAGGTTGTTCTTCTTCcacaaaataatgtatataaattatatcaaagggaaggaaagaatataTCAGATGTACTATAATGTTACAAAAATGTTTGCATGCTTACCACTTTATAATATTTCTAGTAGAGAAGAGAGGAAAC
Encoded proteins:
- the LOC101280914 gene encoding MORF4 family-associated protein 1-like, which produces MRSLDIAELAEPEEVEVMEPEEDFEQFLLPVINEMREDITALTREHGRAYLQNGSKLWEMDSMLIQIKTQVEISEDSMLNRLHNADNGVEGRGTKWCKKVEEKAKEIAKMAEMLVELLWGIEKSESS